The sequence ACTTGCTCATTTTCTTCAAGTATTCGTCATAAGTCATCGGAACGTAATTTTCGTATAACTCGGGCTTTGACTTCAGCTGACATTTGGCATGAAAGAACAGATTAGTTACAATATGGAAAAGGGGATGTCAACAAACATAAATGGCTGAATTttcaataataaattaaaactgGTCTGTGCTAGCATAAAATTGTTAACAGACCTGATTGATTACTTGTTCTCTCACAAATTTGTGATGCTCTGGAGCTCTGTATATTTGATCCGACAATGACCGGAACTGCAGAAAGAGTTAACGTGCGCTTAAGTAAACATGAAATTATCACGGGGTAAaagtcagtttttttttttttttgaagttgtATTGATTTTTACGGTCATAGTTTATTCTTAGTCGATGGGAAGCATTAATTTCACAAATATTATTCAGAAAACAAATAAAGTGAACGAGTAAATATTTGAATAATGACACAGTGATAGGTTCTAAACAGGACAATCAGAATGGCGAGGAATGTAGTGTAGTCCTTCAAGCCACAGGCTGAAAATGTACTAAATTTTCATAATCTAATCTTTGTGGCAGGACTCTGAAACAATAATTTGCAGTAATGTTTAATACCACAACATTTTCAAATGAGGGAAAGTAGATAGTTCGCCAACCTGGCAATTTCCATCTCCCAAAATTTTTAGCTCAACAAGGTCATACAACTGCAATCTGATGCACACAATGAAAAATAGGTGTCAAAGAAATATGCACAGTATAAAACAAATGCCCGAGAACGATGACAGGAGTCGAATGAAATCTCAGATATTTTATAACATCGTGATTTATTTACATATATGGAAAATAAATAGAACAAAAGTGTGGAATAGAAGATTGGAGTGACTTTCATTACCTGTTAAgcagcctttgatgatctgaCGTGGCTTCATCAATAGATGGTATTTCTCCATTAATTTTAGGAACATGCTGCAACAAAGACATGCTTGACATAAATTTCACGTATATTTTAGCTACCAAGGAAAttttttggctaaatttgaGAACAAGCATGGCAAACGCACAGGAACAGCAGACATGTGATTCAGCCTTTTTCCCACTTCACCATCAAGGATTGACTCATCTTCTATCTTGGGAGATATATCTAAATTATCAGCGCCAACTGATAGTTCAGCAAAGTCAGATAAAATCACTTCCTTCTTGCACGCCTCTTCTGGCTTACGACGATACTCTGCATAGTACGGATTAGCAGTGAACTGAAAGAgaagtaaaatttaaataattgaaaCAAAAGGGGGAAAAAGGGCTTTTTCATTACCAGAATTCATGTGCCAATCTTGATCAAGAACAGACACTTGAATCTGTTGCTGCAAGGATGATGTTGCAGATGCCTCTGCGGCAGCAAATCTTGAGAATTCTTCCTGAAGTGCATGAGCAATAACTTCATCATTTTCGACAACAGAATCTTTTGGGCCACAAAAACCTTCTTTTACAGACTCAGTGCGCGAAAAGTCGTCCTCGATGAAAATAACAATTTCTGAAGCACCGTGATTCATAAAAGAAATATTGACAAGGTGAGGCCCCCACCGAACAGCTTCGGGATCTGGCTCATTTGCCATCATCTTCATGGGTAGGatctaaaaaataaaagaagcaATCACTTTGACAATTTTTTAACACATTTTTCTGGCAACAAAAGAATATTTTCTAGAATGGTGATAATATCCATCTTCTTGCTGGAAATCATGCATATTTAGATCAAACTGTtttgttaaatattttaaatacctaaaaccacgttaaaaaaaataacaataatatcaGAAAGTTTATTGACTACTTCAACCGAGTTATTTTAATGAAAACTTGCATTTTGAGCATCATAAGTCCACACAACTTAGGAAGGCCATGAAAGTGAAAATAAGTAATCACACAACGtcaagaaaattaaatttgcaCCCGACTATGTAGTTGAActtttaaaatatcaaaaacctTTTCGTCAACTCAGAAATTCATTACTTCCCCGCTTCAGATTTGAATGTAAGAGAATGATTTCACATAGATTCATAGAAGAGACTAAAGA comes from Henckelia pumila isolate YLH828 chromosome 4, ASM3356847v2, whole genome shotgun sequence and encodes:
- the LOC140865703 gene encoding OVARIAN TUMOR DOMAIN-containing deubiquitinating enzyme 12-like; the protein is MHLLASHILPMKMMANEPDPEAVRWGPHLVNISFMNHGASEIVIFIEDDFSRTESVKEGFCGPKDSVVENDEVIAHALQEEFSRFAAAEASATSSLQQQIQVSVLDQDWHMNSEYRRKPEEACKKEVILSDFAELSVGADNLDISPKIEDESILDGEVGKRLNHMSAVPHVPKINGEIPSIDEATSDHQRLLNRLQLYDLVELKILGDGNCQFRSLSDQIYRAPEHHKFVREQVINQLKSKPELYENYVPMTYDEYLKKMSKSGEWGDNITLQAAADRYGVKIFIITSFKDTCYIEILPRTQKSNRIIFLSFWAEVHYNSIYPMGELPGEEEGKKKKSN